A stretch of Halomonas elongata DSM 2581 DNA encodes these proteins:
- the yjgA gene encoding ribosome biogenesis factor YjgA: MTQDDSFPADERPSKSQLKREMHALQALGERLIAMNESERARFPLSDELLAAIEETGRIRAREARRRHMQYVGKLMRREDLDGIQAVFDEIDREQLQRDHAFHRLEKWRDRLIDEGDDAVADFIEAYPDTDRQALRQLIRNARRERDQGKPPTNARRLFKLIRETAGV, encoded by the coding sequence ATGACCCAGGACGATTCCTTCCCGGCCGACGAGCGGCCCAGCAAGTCCCAGCTCAAGCGCGAGATGCACGCCCTCCAGGCACTCGGCGAGCGGCTCATCGCCATGAACGAGAGCGAGCGGGCTCGCTTTCCCCTCTCCGACGAGCTCTTGGCCGCCATCGAGGAAACCGGCCGCATTCGCGCCCGGGAGGCTCGCCGGCGTCACATGCAATACGTCGGCAAGCTGATGCGTCGCGAAGATCTCGACGGCATCCAGGCGGTGTTCGACGAAATCGACCGCGAACAACTGCAACGCGACCACGCCTTCCACCGCCTCGAGAAATGGCGGGACCGGCTGATCGACGAAGGCGACGACGCCGTTGCAGACTTCATCGAGGCCTACCCCGATACCGACCGCCAGGCCCTGCGCCAGTTGATTCGCAACGCCCGTCGCGAACGCGACCAGGGCAAGCCCCCCACCAACGCCCGCCGGCTGTTCAAGCTGATCCGCGAAACCGCGGGAGTATAA
- the tldD gene encoding metalloprotease TldD encodes MTSQTSSMLDQAGEILLAPGGLDLDTLDAGLGQAMGPGIDYADLYFQRSWHEGWSLEDGEVKEASYNIDGGVGVRAMAGEKTGFAYSNQITADALAETGRTASGIVRSGKRLATAPRIQVDAEARYAGVDPLTGLSAEDKIAMLKLADRVARAADPAVEQVSASLTGVHEVVLVRASDGTQAVDIRPLVRFNVSVIVVRNGRRERGSAGGGGRYPMSRLRDDNVAERFAKEAVRQALVNLEAVDAPAGQMPVVLGAGWPGILLHEAVGHGLEGDFNRKGSSAFAGRLGERVAAPGVTVVDDATLADRRGSMSVDDEGTPGQCTTLIEDGILTGYMQDKLNARLMGMAPTGNARRESFAHLPMPRMTNTYMQAGQDDPADIIGSVDRGIYAVSFGGGQVDITSGKFVFSASEAYLIEGGRITAPVKGATLIGNGPEAMGRVSMIGHDMELDTGIGVCGKEGQGVPVGVGQPTLKLDELTVGGTQS; translated from the coding sequence ATGACATCACAGACGTCTTCCATGCTCGATCAGGCCGGCGAGATACTGCTCGCGCCCGGTGGTCTCGATCTCGACACCCTGGATGCCGGGCTCGGCCAGGCCATGGGGCCTGGCATCGATTATGCCGATCTCTATTTCCAGCGCAGCTGGCATGAGGGCTGGTCGCTCGAGGACGGAGAAGTCAAGGAGGCCAGCTATAACATCGACGGTGGCGTCGGCGTGCGTGCCATGGCCGGCGAGAAGACGGGGTTTGCCTACTCCAACCAGATCACCGCCGATGCCCTGGCCGAGACCGGTCGTACGGCGTCGGGCATCGTCAGAAGCGGCAAGCGTCTGGCGACGGCGCCACGCATCCAGGTGGATGCCGAGGCGCGTTATGCCGGCGTCGATCCGTTGACCGGCCTGTCCGCCGAGGACAAGATCGCCATGCTCAAGCTGGCCGATCGCGTGGCCCGTGCGGCCGATCCGGCCGTGGAACAGGTCAGCGCCTCGCTGACCGGCGTTCACGAAGTGGTACTGGTGCGGGCCAGCGATGGCACCCAGGCGGTGGATATCCGTCCCCTGGTGCGCTTCAACGTCAGCGTCATCGTGGTGCGCAATGGACGCCGCGAGCGCGGTAGCGCCGGCGGCGGCGGGCGTTATCCCATGTCCCGGCTGCGCGACGACAATGTCGCCGAACGATTCGCCAAGGAGGCCGTGCGCCAGGCGCTGGTCAACCTGGAGGCGGTCGATGCGCCGGCCGGACAGATGCCGGTGGTCCTGGGAGCCGGTTGGCCGGGGATCCTGCTCCACGAGGCGGTGGGTCATGGTCTCGAGGGCGATTTCAATCGCAAGGGCAGCTCCGCCTTTGCCGGCCGCCTGGGCGAGCGCGTGGCCGCCCCCGGCGTTACCGTGGTCGACGACGCGACCCTGGCCGATCGTCGCGGCTCGATGAGCGTCGACGACGAAGGCACGCCGGGGCAGTGCACGACGCTGATCGAGGATGGCATCCTCACCGGCTACATGCAGGACAAGCTCAATGCGCGCCTGATGGGCATGGCGCCGACCGGCAACGCGCGTCGCGAGTCCTTCGCCCACCTGCCGATGCCGCGCATGACCAATACCTACATGCAGGCCGGCCAGGACGATCCCGCCGATATCATCGGCAGCGTCGATCGCGGGATCTACGCGGTGAGCTTCGGCGGCGGCCAGGTGGACATCACCTCCGGCAAGTTCGTGTTCTCGGCCAGCGAGGCCTACCTGATCGAGGGCGGTCGCATCACCGCGCCGGTGAAGGGCGCGACCCTGATCGGCAACGGTCCGGAAGCCATGGGCCGGGTGTCGATGATCGGCCACGACATGGAACTGGATACCGGTATCGGGGTCTGCGGCAAGGAAGGCCAGGGCGTACCGGTCGGGGTGGGCCAGCCCACTCTCAAGCTGGATGAGCTGACCGTCGGCGGGACGCAATCCTGA
- the pmbA gene encoding metalloprotease PmbA — MTQAFDAADQQALLETRAEAALALARRLGADACEVGASVDQGIGVSVREGDVETVELSRDQGIAVTVYVGQRKGSASSSDASEASVRDVVEKALAIARYTGEDPAAGLADAELMATRFPDLDVHHPWPLSTEEAIELALTCENAGRGVEGIRSSEGASLSSGEGVHVYANSHGFLGGQRGSRHSLSCLLIAEDDAGMQRDYDYTTARDPRALRDPAAVGESAAQRTLQRLGAGRPATGRMPVLFDPSLASGLVGHLMGAIAGGALYRQSSFLCERLNTMLFPEWFSLSERPMEVGAMASSPFDADGVQTRDNVFVDQGRLASYLLSAYSARRLGMSTTGNAGGARNLRIAAPLESLETLLARMDRGVLVTELMGQGVNGVTGDYSRGAAGFWVEDGRIQHPVEEFTIAGNLETMFQGLIGVGDDIDTRGSIHTGSWLIDEMTVAGG; from the coding sequence ATGACACAGGCTTTCGATGCCGCCGATCAGCAGGCCCTGCTGGAAACCCGCGCCGAAGCGGCCCTGGCGTTGGCACGCCGATTGGGGGCCGATGCCTGCGAGGTGGGCGCCAGCGTCGATCAGGGCATCGGCGTCAGCGTGCGCGAGGGCGATGTGGAAACCGTGGAGCTGTCGCGGGACCAGGGCATCGCGGTGACCGTCTACGTGGGCCAGCGCAAGGGGAGTGCCTCGTCCTCCGACGCCAGCGAGGCCTCGGTGCGCGATGTGGTCGAGAAGGCGTTGGCCATTGCGCGCTATACCGGCGAGGATCCGGCCGCCGGCCTGGCGGATGCCGAGCTGATGGCCACTCGTTTCCCGGATCTCGACGTGCACCACCCCTGGCCGCTGTCCACCGAGGAGGCCATCGAGCTGGCCCTGACCTGCGAGAATGCCGGTCGGGGCGTCGAGGGAATCCGCAGTTCCGAGGGCGCCAGCCTGTCCAGCGGCGAGGGCGTTCATGTCTACGCCAACAGTCACGGTTTCCTGGGCGGGCAGCGCGGCAGCCGACACTCGCTGTCATGCCTGCTGATTGCCGAGGATGACGCGGGCATGCAGCGCGACTACGACTACACCACGGCGCGCGATCCGCGGGCTCTGCGCGATCCCGCCGCCGTGGGGGAAAGCGCGGCTCAGCGTACCCTGCAGCGTCTGGGAGCCGGGCGTCCGGCCACCGGCCGCATGCCGGTGTTGTTCGATCCTTCGCTGGCCTCAGGGCTGGTCGGACATCTGATGGGCGCCATTGCCGGCGGTGCCTTGTATCGCCAGTCTTCCTTCCTGTGCGAACGCCTGAACACCATGCTGTTCCCGGAGTGGTTCTCGTTGAGCGAGCGCCCGATGGAAGTCGGTGCCATGGCCAGTAGCCCTTTCGATGCCGACGGCGTCCAGACGCGTGACAATGTCTTCGTCGACCAGGGGCGCCTGGCCAGCTACCTGCTTTCCGCCTATAGCGCGCGTCGCCTGGGCATGTCGACCACCGGCAATGCCGGCGGTGCCCGCAACCTGCGCATCGCAGCACCCCTGGAGTCGCTCGAGACACTGCTGGCGCGGATGGATCGCGGTGTGCTGGTGACCGAGCTGATGGGGCAGGGCGTCAATGGCGTGACCGGGGATTATTCCCGCGGCGCCGCCGGTTTCTGGGTCGAGGACGGCCGGATCCAGCATCCCGTGGAAGAGTTCACCATCGCCGGCAATCTCGAGACGATGTTCCAGGGACTGATCGGCGTCGGCGAC